One segment of Novipirellula artificiosorum DNA contains the following:
- a CDS encoding Ni/Fe hydrogenase subunit alpha: protein MTAATQQGTRKIVINPVTRVEGHGKVTIQMDEANHVQQARLHIIEFRGFERFVQGHFYWEVPVLVQRLCGICPVSHHLAASKACDMIIGADPITPTAEKIRRLMHYGQTYQSHALHFYHLASPDLLFGFDAPVAQRNVIGVIQAHPEIAKKAVLMRKFGQEVIKATAGKKIHGTGSIPGGVNKVLSQEDRDRLAAEVDTMIEWSVEGLQLCKEVTRANAEKLLPFGTFESNFLSIVREDGCLDLYDGNLRAKDADGEIIFDQVTPSDYLDVIREGVRDWSYMKFPFIRDLGQEKGWYRVGPLARINNCDFIDTPIAEAERQEFMTLGSGRPIHATMAYHWARMIELVHSAEKMRDLLADPDVLSGELTTQGERCESGIAIIEAPRGTLIHHYDVNDDDQVVRGNLIVSTTHNNEAMNQAVRVVADQYLEGQAEISEGMLNSIEVGIRAYDPCLSCATHALGQMRLCVQLIGPDGTILDERSRE from the coding sequence ATGACCGCAGCGACGCAACAAGGCACTCGAAAAATCGTGATCAATCCAGTCACGCGAGTCGAAGGGCATGGCAAAGTCACCATCCAGATGGATGAGGCCAACCACGTGCAACAGGCACGCTTGCACATCATCGAATTTCGGGGCTTTGAACGCTTCGTCCAGGGGCACTTCTATTGGGAAGTCCCGGTCCTGGTGCAACGTCTCTGTGGCATTTGTCCGGTCAGTCATCATCTTGCCGCGTCTAAGGCGTGTGACATGATCATTGGCGCTGATCCGATCACGCCCACCGCCGAGAAAATTCGTCGGTTGATGCACTACGGGCAGACCTACCAGTCTCACGCACTGCACTTTTACCATCTCGCCTCGCCCGATTTGCTGTTCGGATTCGACGCGCCGGTCGCGCAGCGCAATGTTATCGGTGTCATTCAAGCACATCCTGAGATCGCCAAGAAGGCTGTGTTGATGCGGAAATTCGGTCAGGAGGTCATCAAGGCCACGGCGGGTAAAAAAATTCATGGCACGGGCTCGATCCCCGGTGGCGTCAACAAGGTTTTGTCGCAAGAGGACCGCGACCGACTTGCCGCAGAGGTCGATACCATGATTGAATGGAGTGTTGAAGGCCTGCAACTCTGTAAGGAAGTCACGCGTGCGAATGCGGAAAAACTACTCCCCTTTGGCACGTTTGAATCCAATTTTCTCAGCATCGTTCGCGAGGATGGTTGCTTGGACTTGTACGATGGGAATCTCCGCGCCAAGGATGCAGACGGCGAGATCATTTTCGATCAGGTCACTCCATCAGACTATCTCGACGTGATTCGAGAAGGGGTCCGCGATTGGAGCTACATGAAGTTCCCCTTCATTCGTGATCTGGGCCAGGAAAAGGGATGGTACCGCGTCGGGCCGCTCGCACGGATCAACAACTGCGACTTCATCGACACGCCGATCGCCGAGGCCGAACGCCAGGAATTCATGACGCTTGGCAGCGGGCGCCCGATTCATGCAACCATGGCGTATCATTGGGCGCGCATGATCGAGTTAGTCCATTCGGCTGAAAAGATGCGTGATCTCTTGGCGGATCCCGATGTGCTCAGCGGTGAACTGACCACACAGGGCGAGCGTTGCGAAAGCGGCATTGCGATTATCGAAGCCCCACGCGGCACGTTGATCCATCACTATGACGTCAACGACGACGACCAGGTCGTCAGGGGCAATTTGATCGTTTCCACCACGCACAATAACGAAGCGATGAACCAGGCCGTCCGCGTGGTCGCCGATCAATACCTCGAAGGACAGGCTGAAATCAGCGAAGGGATGCTCAATTCGATTGAAGTGGGGATCCGGGCCTACGACCCCTGCCTCAGTTGTGCCACGCATGCGTTGGGCCAGATGCGACTGTGTGTGCAACTGATCGGTCCCGACGGGACGATCCTCGACGAGCGTTCTCGCGAATGA
- a CDS encoding hydrogenase maturation protease, whose protein sequence is MNHLPSLIMGCGNPERGDDGLGPALIDRLARLHRSDIETDADYQLNIEDAAALVGRQRVLFVDASVSAPEPFLLEPLEPTSEIAFTSHSVTPGAVLALCQDHFHHSPEAWVMGIRGYRFEMGDGLTSAAQANLDAAFAHVIELLDRWKVISPEP, encoded by the coding sequence ATGAACCACCTGCCTTCCTTGATCATGGGATGCGGCAACCCCGAACGTGGCGATGATGGGTTGGGGCCGGCGCTAATCGATCGGCTGGCGAGGCTACACCGCTCGGATATCGAAACCGACGCCGACTATCAGCTCAACATCGAGGATGCAGCCGCCTTGGTGGGCCGCCAACGTGTCCTGTTTGTCGACGCCAGCGTCTCGGCTCCCGAGCCGTTTCTGCTTGAGCCGCTCGAGCCGACCTCCGAGATCGCTTTCACCAGTCATAGTGTCACGCCTGGAGCCGTGTTGGCCCTTTGTCAGGATCACTTTCATCACAGCCCTGAGGCTTGGGTCATGGGCATTCGCGGCTACCGATTCGAGATGGGTGACGGGCTCACCTCTGCGGCCCAGGCAAACCTTGATGCAGCTTTCGCACACGTGATTGAATTGCTGGATCGCTGGAAGGTGATCTCTCCCGAACCATGA
- the hypB gene encoding hydrogenase nickel incorporation protein HypB yields MTRLVEVRTQILKQNDVVARELRKQFAEQKCFVVSLVSSPGAGKTQLLQQTLQMLNGPFRVAAVVGDLATENDAARLATSGARVKQITTGTLCHLEAEMVREAIEAWRDVPLDFLFIENVGNLVCPASYDLGENLRVVLFSVTEGEDKPIKYPTIFNTADATLITKMDLADAVEFDEPAARASVDRVRPSMEVLRVSAKTGEGMQDWLDWLDSQRRLLP; encoded by the coding sequence ATGACACGATTAGTTGAAGTTCGGACACAGATTCTAAAACAGAACGATGTGGTTGCTAGGGAGCTTCGTAAACAGTTTGCCGAGCAAAAGTGTTTCGTTGTTAGCTTGGTCTCGAGCCCTGGGGCGGGGAAGACGCAGTTGCTGCAGCAGACGCTGCAAATGCTGAATGGTCCCTTTCGAGTCGCAGCGGTCGTCGGTGACTTGGCGACCGAAAACGATGCTGCGCGATTGGCGACCAGCGGAGCAAGGGTGAAACAAATCACCACCGGAACGCTTTGTCACTTGGAAGCGGAGATGGTTCGCGAGGCGATTGAGGCTTGGCGCGATGTACCGCTAGATTTTCTATTCATCGAAAATGTGGGCAACCTTGTTTGCCCTGCTAGTTACGATCTCGGGGAGAATCTTCGCGTCGTTTTGTTCTCCGTCACCGAGGGCGAGGACAAACCGATTAAGTATCCGACGATATTTAACACCGCGGATGCCACCCTGATTACCAAGATGGATCTTGCCGACGCCGTGGAATTTGATGAACCGGCAGCGCGAGCGAGTGTTGATCGAGTTCGACCCTCGATGGAGGTCTTACGCGTTTCCGCGAAGACGGGAGAAGGGATGCAGGATTGGCTCGATTGGCTCGACTCGCAACGTCGCTTGTTACCATGA
- a CDS encoding hydrogenase maturation nickel metallochaperone HypA/HybF: MHELSIALSILEVAQETMNQYPDSELVAIHIRLGPMSGVVREALEPAYEIARESSFPNVALVIEETELMLDCPQCGGHRAAVSINDLRCCECGRMTGSIVGGREMEISALEVKDDLHDTIS, from the coding sequence ATGCATGAGCTCTCGATCGCATTGAGCATTCTCGAAGTGGCTCAAGAAACGATGAATCAATACCCCGATTCCGAACTGGTCGCAATTCACATACGACTTGGACCGATGTCAGGAGTCGTGCGGGAAGCGCTTGAACCAGCCTATGAGATTGCTCGCGAATCCTCGTTTCCAAATGTAGCTCTTGTCATCGAAGAGACCGAGTTGATGTTGGATTGTCCCCAATGCGGTGGTCACCGAGCAGCCGTGTCGATTAATGATCTTCGATGTTGCGAGTGTGGTAGGATGACAGGAAGCATTGTTGGCGGACGCGAAATGGAAATTTCAGCACTTGAGGTGAAGGACGATCTGCATGACACGATTAGTTGA
- the hypE gene encoding hydrogenase expression/formation protein HypE: protein MKPSTLNIASPLCPVPLRDYPQVILAHGGGGKLSAELIEHIFAPAFANEHVTLLSDSTPLCLPSQRIAVSTDSFVVQPLFFPGGSIGDLAVNGTVNDLAMSGARPMYLTAGFILEEGFEMEQLIRIAKDMGRAARDAGVAIIAGDTKVVERGHGDGCYINTSGIGVLPAERKIAVDQAKPGDAVILSGSVGDHGVAIMSVREGLDFESPILSDCASLADLVQKMLDTSTNIRAMRDPTRGGVAMSLNEIAAASRCGIELDDECIPIKEPVRSACEFLGLDPLLVANEGKLIAIVAKSDADQVLNTMRAHPLGCDAAIVGHVVEDDNQLVVSRTAVGTKRIVSIPVGEQLPRIC from the coding sequence ATGAAGCCTTCCACGTTGAACATCGCATCGCCACTTTGTCCGGTGCCACTGCGAGATTATCCGCAAGTCATTCTTGCTCACGGCGGCGGCGGAAAACTATCCGCAGAGCTGATCGAACACATTTTTGCACCAGCGTTTGCCAACGAACATGTCACGCTTCTGAGTGATTCCACCCCGCTTTGTTTGCCCAGCCAACGGATTGCCGTTTCGACCGACTCGTTTGTTGTTCAGCCGCTGTTTTTTCCTGGCGGCAGCATCGGTGATCTCGCCGTGAATGGAACCGTCAATGATTTGGCGATGAGCGGAGCGCGTCCGATGTATCTGACCGCTGGTTTTATTCTCGAAGAGGGTTTCGAGATGGAACAATTGATTCGCATCGCCAAGGACATGGGACGTGCGGCAAGAGACGCAGGCGTGGCGATCATCGCCGGCGATACAAAGGTGGTCGAGCGCGGGCACGGCGATGGATGCTATATCAATACATCGGGCATCGGCGTTTTGCCAGCAGAACGCAAGATCGCTGTTGATCAAGCAAAACCGGGGGATGCCGTGATCCTTAGCGGATCGGTTGGAGATCATGGTGTTGCGATCATGAGTGTCCGTGAAGGGTTAGATTTTGAGAGTCCCATTTTGAGTGATTGTGCGTCGCTAGCGGATCTGGTTCAGAAAATGCTCGACACATCAACGAACATTCGCGCCATGCGAGATCCCACGCGAGGTGGTGTCGCGATGAGCTTGAACGAAATTGCTGCAGCATCCCGTTGTGGCATCGAACTGGATGACGAGTGCATTCCGATCAAAGAGCCGGTTCGCTCGGCATGTGAGTTCCTGGGGCTCGATCCCTTGCTGGTTGCAAACGAGGGGAAGCTGATTGCGATTGTCGCAAAGAGCGACGCTGATCAAGTGCTGAACACGATGAGGGCTCATCCACTCGGTTGCGACGCGGCGATCGTCGGCCACGTGGTCGAAGATGACAACCAACTCGTGGTTTCCCGTACCGCGGTGGGGACAAAGCGGATCGTTTCGATACCCGTTGGCGAGCAGCTTCCCAGGATATGCTAG
- the hypD gene encoding hydrogenase formation protein HypD → MKHLSEYRDGAKALKLAAEIARICKGNWAIMEVCGGQTHSIIRNGIDQIVPQNIEMIHGPGCPVCVTPISVIDKALEIAARRNVLFCSFGDMLRVPGTTSDLYRIKGGGGDVRIVYSPLDAVKLARKHPTREVVFLAIGFETTAPANAMAVKIAQQQDIHNFSVLVSHVLVPPAIEAIMNSPGNRVQAFLAAGHVCSVMGFHQYHRLASQYSIPIVVTGFEPLDLLDGIRRAVVQLEAGQSHVENAFPRVVTEAGNEVAQATIDEVFETTDRAWRGIGVIPQSGWRLKPKYAEFDAERRFAVEDIAPEESNACRAGEVLRGALKPHQCEAFGKQCTPRTPLGATMVSSEGACAAYYNYGRFVHP, encoded by the coding sequence ATGAAGCATTTGAGCGAGTACCGTGACGGGGCAAAGGCTCTGAAACTGGCTGCTGAGATTGCTCGGATTTGTAAGGGTAATTGGGCCATCATGGAGGTTTGTGGTGGTCAGACCCATTCGATCATTCGCAATGGGATTGATCAGATCGTGCCGCAGAACATCGAGATGATTCACGGGCCCGGTTGCCCGGTCTGTGTCACTCCGATTTCTGTGATTGATAAGGCTCTTGAAATTGCAGCCCGACGCAATGTCCTGTTCTGTTCTTTCGGAGACATGCTTCGCGTGCCGGGTACGACTTCGGACCTTTATCGTATCAAGGGGGGTGGGGGTGATGTGCGGATCGTCTATTCGCCACTCGACGCTGTCAAATTGGCTCGCAAACATCCAACGCGTGAAGTCGTTTTTTTGGCAATCGGTTTCGAGACGACGGCACCGGCGAACGCGATGGCGGTCAAGATCGCTCAGCAGCAAGACATCCATAATTTCTCGGTGCTCGTATCGCACGTGCTGGTTCCGCCGGCAATCGAGGCCATTATGAATTCGCCAGGCAATCGTGTGCAGGCCTTTCTGGCGGCCGGGCACGTATGCAGTGTGATGGGGTTTCATCAGTACCATCGCCTCGCGAGCCAGTATTCCATTCCGATTGTGGTGACCGGCTTTGAACCGCTGGATTTGCTCGACGGAATTCGCCGAGCCGTGGTCCAACTCGAAGCCGGTCAGTCCCATGTCGAAAACGCCTTTCCGCGAGTCGTCACCGAAGCCGGTAACGAGGTGGCTCAAGCAACGATTGATGAGGTTTTCGAGACGACCGATCGTGCTTGGAGGGGGATTGGCGTGATCCCTCAAAGCGGCTGGCGCCTGAAACCCAAGTACGCTGAGTTTGACGCGGAGCGGAGATTCGCGGTTGAAGACATTGCACCCGAGGAATCCAATGCGTGTCGTGCTGGTGAGGTGCTGCGTGGCGCATTGAAGCCGCACCAGTGTGAAGCGTTCGGAAAGCAATGCACGCCAAGGACCCCACTCGGTGCAACCATGGTATCGAGTGAAGGAGCCTGTGCGGCGTATTACAATTACGGACGATTCGTGCATCCTTAG
- a CDS encoding HypC/HybG/HupF family hydrogenase formation chaperone, producing the protein MCLAVPGQIESLYADNDTPMGKVNFGGVVKEVCMVYLPEVQIGDYVIVHVGFAIHQIDEESAQATLESFAELGLLDDELEDLRVSGEDS; encoded by the coding sequence ATGTGCTTAGCTGTTCCGGGACAAATCGAATCGCTCTACGCCGACAACGACACGCCGATGGGCAAAGTGAACTTTGGCGGTGTGGTCAAGGAGGTTTGCATGGTCTACCTGCCCGAGGTTCAAATCGGCGATTATGTCATTGTCCACGTTGGGTTCGCGATCCACCAGATTGATGAGGAGTCCGCACAAGCGACGTTGGAATCCTTTGCGGAACTCGGGTTATTGGACGATGAACTCGAGGATCTGCGTGTCAGTGGAGAGGATTCATGA
- the hypF gene encoding carbamoyltransferase HypF, translating into MVQVERWRVRVKGVVQGVGFRPFVWHLARTEGVAGWVRNDSLGVLIEIQGPRSTLQHFCDRIQAEAPPLSIVSDVCHEVIEKQGDESTFRIETCQIESDPLALVSPDVSICSDCLAELEDPTNRRYRYPFTNCTACGPRYTIITDLPYDRDATTMADFRLCPTCRDEYGDPADRRFHAEPNACPECGPAVWFVPGDSGSVCRDDDAIEMVKQRVAAGGIVAIKGVGGFHLACDAHNRVAVNKLRSRKHRAAKPFAVMVADLATCERFAILGDTERALLVSRQRPIVLLRRQPDTHDWCESVAPGNDFIGVMLAYSPLHALLVDRGEVWVMTSGNQSDEPIAFENDDAMDRLKGIADVFLLHDRRIETVCDDSVIRVVEDRSLPIRRSRGYAPLPITLPTDGLPLLAVGAEIKATVCLTKGTQCFLSQHIGDMGNQQTLLAMQRVVHHLLRLYQVEPEIVVADMHPGYLSSAWAERFSKTHGVPLRKVQHHHAHVASLLAEHSVAPETAIIGVCFDGTGYGTDGAIWGGEWLIANAFAFQRYAHLSYVPLPGGDACIRYPARMALAHLFQAGIDWADSLRCVKSIPPQQRRLLQQQLERSFHCVPSSSMGRLFDAVASLCGVRHQVSYEGQAAMESEAIASDVFRKGVPSACSPLHDGHRVVRSDKRVVTMNEHAASIKPYEIAVINADVTQVDSGRLIEQVVSDLHHQRPASEILARFHLTIAESIVKISIKARTATAINQVGLTGGVFQNALLTQLARRRLVDEGFEVLTHTTVPPNDGGLALGQAWIGRQVDCEDFG; encoded by the coding sequence ATGGTGCAAGTCGAACGTTGGCGGGTTCGTGTGAAAGGAGTGGTGCAAGGCGTAGGGTTTCGGCCCTTTGTTTGGCATTTAGCACGAACCGAAGGAGTCGCAGGATGGGTCCGTAACGATTCACTTGGCGTTTTGATCGAGATCCAGGGCCCCCGAAGCACGCTGCAGCATTTCTGTGATCGAATCCAAGCGGAAGCCCCCCCCTTGTCCATCGTCAGCGATGTGTGTCATGAGGTGATCGAGAAGCAGGGCGATGAATCGACCTTTCGCATCGAAACCTGTCAGATAGAAAGTGATCCTCTGGCACTGGTGTCTCCGGATGTGAGCATTTGTTCCGATTGCTTGGCAGAGCTCGAGGATCCGACGAACCGGCGTTACCGATACCCCTTTACCAATTGCACTGCTTGTGGGCCACGGTACACCATCATCACCGATTTGCCGTATGATCGTGATGCGACGACCATGGCCGATTTCCGCCTTTGCCCTACGTGCCGCGATGAATACGGCGATCCGGCGGATCGGCGATTCCACGCTGAACCAAACGCATGTCCCGAATGCGGGCCTGCGGTATGGTTCGTTCCTGGGGACTCAGGATCGGTTTGCCGAGATGACGATGCCATCGAAATGGTCAAACAAAGGGTCGCCGCTGGCGGAATTGTCGCCATCAAGGGCGTCGGCGGTTTTCACTTGGCCTGCGATGCCCACAACCGAGTCGCGGTCAACAAGTTACGCTCACGAAAGCACCGCGCCGCAAAACCCTTTGCGGTCATGGTTGCCGATTTGGCCACCTGTGAGCGGTTTGCGATTCTCGGCGATACCGAACGTGCCCTGTTAGTCAGCCGCCAACGTCCAATTGTCTTGCTGCGGCGACAGCCGGACACTCATGATTGGTGCGAATCCGTCGCACCGGGAAACGACTTCATCGGTGTGATGTTGGCCTACTCGCCTTTGCATGCCTTGTTGGTTGACAGGGGGGAAGTCTGGGTCATGACCTCGGGTAATCAATCGGACGAACCCATCGCCTTCGAAAACGATGACGCGATGGATCGATTGAAGGGGATCGCTGATGTTTTTTTGCTCCATGACCGGAGAATCGAAACGGTTTGCGATGACTCCGTGATTCGCGTTGTCGAGGATCGATCACTCCCGATCCGACGATCGCGCGGATACGCGCCGCTGCCGATCACATTGCCTACGGACGGACTTCCGCTGCTTGCCGTGGGTGCAGAGATCAAAGCAACCGTTTGCCTAACAAAAGGGACCCAGTGTTTTCTCAGCCAACACATTGGCGACATGGGCAACCAACAGACGTTGCTGGCAATGCAACGAGTGGTTCATCATCTGCTGCGATTGTATCAAGTTGAACCTGAAATCGTCGTCGCCGACATGCACCCCGGATACTTGTCGTCTGCTTGGGCAGAACGTTTTTCAAAAACACATGGCGTGCCACTGCGGAAAGTACAACACCACCATGCCCATGTCGCTTCACTGCTCGCCGAGCATTCCGTCGCACCGGAAACTGCGATCATCGGTGTCTGTTTTGATGGCACCGGTTATGGAACAGACGGTGCGATCTGGGGTGGCGAGTGGCTGATCGCAAACGCATTTGCTTTTCAGCGGTATGCTCATCTGTCCTATGTGCCACTACCCGGAGGTGATGCCTGCATTCGCTATCCAGCCCGCATGGCTCTGGCTCACCTCTTTCAAGCTGGAATCGACTGGGCTGATTCGCTGCGCTGCGTGAAATCGATTCCTCCGCAGCAGCGACGGCTGCTTCAACAACAACTGGAGCGAAGCTTTCATTGTGTCCCCAGCAGCAGTATGGGGCGGTTGTTTGACGCCGTCGCTTCGCTTTGTGGTGTACGTCATCAAGTGAGCTACGAAGGCCAAGCAGCCATGGAATCCGAGGCCATCGCGAGCGATGTTTTTCGAAAGGGTGTGCCCTCAGCCTGTTCGCCACTGCACGATGGCCATCGTGTGGTTCGATCCGATAAACGTGTCGTCACAATGAATGAACACGCAGCATCCATAAAGCCCTATGAGATTGCTGTAATCAACGCGGATGTCACACAGGTCGATTCCGGGCGACTGATCGAGCAAGTCGTTTCTGACCTTCATCACCAACGTCCCGCGTCCGAAATCTTGGCGAGGTTTCACCTGACGATTGCCGAATCCATTGTGAAAATCAGCATCAAGGCTCGGACAGCAACCGCGATCAATCAAGTCGGGCTGACGGGCGGGGTATTCCAAAATGCACTGCTGACGCAACTGGCTCGGCGACGGTTGGTTGACGAGGGATTCGAGGTTTTAACGCACACCACGGTCCCCCCAAATGACGGCGGCCTCGCTTTGGGGCAGGCGTGGATAGGACGGCAAGTTGATTGCGAGGATTTTGGATAG
- a CDS encoding alpha-L-fucosidase, with product MALLPVALVAEEPHQATRPHPQVESSLAKIQSTVAKGPFKAEWSSLENYEIPQWYKNAKFGIFIHWGAYSVPAFGSEWYPRQMYIDAERRGDNFFQHHLETYGPQKSFGYKDFIPQFKAEHFDASSWAKLFKEAGARYVIPVAEHHDGFPMYDCTFTRWDASEMGPKRDVIAELSKAVRQEGLKFGVSSHRAFNWVFYVRDASFDNADPQYADLYGRPMPFLFNEDAADYQKNFPPQDQQFKDDWLARSCELIDKYQPDVFWFDFGITPRLEGDTYAKNPFADHLKQFAAYYYNQTSPNPEGLGVINYKWGAFPEKAAVLDKERSKMAEIRKPFWQTDTAVSSSSWGYTNNQRYKTPDRLIDDLVDIVSKNGCLLLNIGPRSDGTIPEEDQAILKAIGGWLKINGEAIYDTTYWKTFGEGPTAVSTGHISEAKDQPFVAEDLRFTARGEILYVTGLKWPSDNRVTVTSLAKDAEFFPGRIDSVSLLGTDQKLDWTRDEQGLTVQLPSEKPSEFAYVLKVTK from the coding sequence GTGGCTCTTCTACCCGTGGCATTGGTCGCCGAAGAGCCGCACCAAGCCACACGGCCGCATCCACAAGTCGAATCCTCGCTTGCTAAAATTCAATCGACGGTTGCGAAAGGACCGTTCAAAGCGGAATGGTCGTCCTTGGAAAACTATGAAATCCCACAGTGGTACAAGAACGCTAAGTTTGGAATCTTCATTCATTGGGGCGCGTACAGCGTTCCCGCCTTTGGAAGCGAATGGTATCCGCGGCAAATGTACATTGACGCCGAACGTCGCGGTGACAACTTCTTCCAACACCATCTTGAAACCTATGGCCCACAGAAGTCATTTGGCTACAAGGACTTCATTCCACAGTTCAAGGCCGAGCATTTTGATGCGAGCTCGTGGGCAAAGTTATTTAAAGAAGCGGGTGCTCGTTATGTGATCCCGGTTGCCGAGCACCATGACGGATTCCCAATGTATGATTGTACTTTCACCCGTTGGGACGCCTCGGAGATGGGGCCAAAACGAGATGTGATTGCCGAGCTTTCCAAGGCCGTGCGTCAAGAAGGCCTCAAGTTCGGCGTCAGCAGTCATCGAGCATTCAATTGGGTCTTTTATGTACGTGACGCATCCTTTGATAACGCCGACCCGCAATACGCCGACTTGTACGGCCGCCCGATGCCTTTTCTGTTCAATGAAGATGCTGCCGACTACCAGAAGAACTTTCCTCCGCAGGACCAGCAGTTCAAAGATGACTGGCTCGCTCGCTCGTGTGAGTTGATTGACAAGTATCAACCCGATGTATTTTGGTTCGACTTTGGGATCACACCGAGGCTTGAGGGTGACACTTACGCGAAGAATCCTTTCGCTGACCACTTAAAGCAATTTGCAGCCTATTACTACAATCAAACATCACCCAATCCGGAAGGGTTGGGAGTCATTAATTACAAATGGGGGGCGTTCCCGGAAAAAGCTGCCGTGCTGGACAAAGAACGTTCGAAAATGGCGGAGATCCGTAAACCGTTCTGGCAGACCGACACGGCGGTGAGTTCAAGTTCGTGGGGCTACACAAACAACCAGCGTTACAAGACGCCTGATCGTTTGATCGACGATCTTGTTGACATTGTGAGCAAGAACGGTTGTTTGCTGCTCAACATAGGTCCGCGTTCGGACGGCACGATTCCTGAGGAAGACCAAGCGATTTTGAAAGCGATCGGAGGCTGGCTCAAAATTAATGGCGAGGCGATCTATGACACAACCTATTGGAAGACATTCGGCGAAGGACCAACGGCGGTTTCGACGGGACATATTTCGGAAGCAAAGGATCAACCTTTCGTCGCCGAAGACCTGCGTTTTACAGCTCGCGGCGAGATCCTCTATGTCACGGGCTTAAAGTGGCCCAGTGACAATCGGGTCACGGTTACGTCGCTCGCGAAAGACGCTGAGTTTTTCCCCGGTCGTATCGATTCCGTTTCCCTGTTGGGTACCGATCAGAAACTCGATTGGACACGCGACGAGCAGGGCCTCACGGTTCAACTGCCGTCCGAAAAACCATCAGAGTTCGCCTATGTCTTGAAAGTGACAAAGTAG
- a CDS encoding sulfatase-like hydrolase/transferase produces the protein MKKSAIQVGAVLVVLALPHIASATNMNPDKPNIVVIMADDMGYADTGFTGATDIQTPNLNELAASGVTFSSGYVTHPYCGPRCA, from the coding sequence ATGAAGAAATCAGCAATTCAAGTCGGAGCCGTGCTGGTGGTGTTGGCGTTACCGCACATCGCCAGTGCAACAAATATGAATCCCGACAAACCCAACATTGTCGTGATCATGGCGGACGACATGGGATACGCGGACACTGGGTTTACCGGCGCGACGGATATTCAAACCCCGAATCTCAACGAGCTCGCCGCGAGCGGCGTGACCTTTTCCAGCGGATATGTGACGCATCCCTATTGTGGTCCACGCTGTGCGTGA